The window ACAAAGGATGTCCGCATTTTCTGCAGAGCTGAAGTTCGAACAGGCAGCAGAGGTAAAGAAAATTGTGGATTTGCTTCTGCAGCAGGTTCATAAATCATCTTTGTTGCGGGAGCCGGTAAATAAAGCCAATGTGTGGATATCTGTTTCGGGAGACGGGGGAGTAATGGATCACTTCCTTTTGCTTCAGGGGAAAGTATATATCCGGAATTTTTCTTCAGGCGGTTATGATAATTTCGAAAATGCCCTTGATGACTGGTTTGAAGGAAATGAAAGACTTGATTTGCAACCAACCGATGAAGACTATGAAAGAATGAGAATTATTCTTAACTGGGCAGCACAAAACCGTGACCGGGTAAAGATTTACTATCTTACTGAATATCAAACAAAGATTCAGCTTTTCAAAAAAATGTCAACTGTCGCATTGAGGCAACCGGAATACCGGGAAATATCGGGAGAGATTGACATTACGAGGTTAAATCTTAATATATGATTTACAGATCAGGAGATAACTGTTTTCAGATTTTTGAAACCGGTACGGCTGACAGGGAGCTCACTGCCATTCTTCAAAATTACCCTGTAGTTCTCATTTCCGTCGTTTAAAACTTTTTCGAGAAATGACAGATTGAGAATAATCGATCTGTGAATTCTCGAAAAAACCTTCCCGTCGAGTTTCTCCTCCAGATTTCTAAGTGTCCCCTTTTTCAGGAATTTTTTATTTTTGGTGTGGATGGCGACATAATCATCCATCGCCTCGAAAAACAGGATGTCCTCAACCTTAATAATCACGAAATCGCCTTTGTCTTTCACCGAAATGGTGGAAATGAATGGAGCGGTATCCTTCCTGAGATTTTCAAGTGATGCAGCGTAGTCGGAATTTATGTTTTTGACGGCGATTCGTGAAATCAGTTTATTGACAGCATCGATAAACCTCTCGTATTCAACAGGTTTCATGAGGTAATCGACGGCATTTTTCTCGAATGCTTTTACGGCAAATTCATCGTATGCGGTTACAAAGATGATAAAAGGGGGGTTATCGAGCAGTTCGAGCAGACCGAGTCCTGATATGCCGGGCATCTGGATGTCGAGAAAAACAACATCCGGCTGCAATTCATTAATCAGAGACAGGGCTTCCATACCATTACGAGCCTCACCGGTAACTTCCACAATCCCCGAGTCGATGCAATATTTTTTGACAAGCGACCTTGCGAGGGATTCATCATCGACAACAAGAGCTTTTAATTTCATCTGTTCTCCACGGGAATCAGAATTGTAGCTGTATATGAATTTTCTTTTTTCAAGACTGTGAATGAGCCGTTATCCCGGAAGTGGAGTCTGATTCTGTCCCGTACATTTTGCAGCCCTACACCCAATCCGGTTTTTTTTGCAGCCTGGACACCGTCAAGTCCGTTTCGGATCTCAATTTTTAACATTTCATCGATTAATTCAGCATTTATATCTATCTCAACCGGAACAGTTGAAGGTTGAACACCATGTTTGATGGCGTTTTCAAGAACCGGCACGAGAATATAAGAGGGGACCGGCACCATTTCAGAATCTTTTGAAGTCGATATTTTAACTATCATTTTATCATCAAACCTGACCTGTTCGATGTCGAGGTAGCGCTTAATATTTTCGATTTCCTCATGAAGTGGTATCAGTTCCCTGTCGTGTGATGCGAGAGCAAGTCTGATAAATCCGGCGAGTTTTTCCGTCATCACCACCGAAAGTTTGGGATCGATGTGTGTCAGAGCCGAGATCGAGTTCAGGCTGTTGAAAATGAAGTGGGGGTTGATCTGGAGCTTCATCATGTTCAATTCGGATTCGAGAAGTTTAGTTTTCAGTGCTTCCTGATTTTTGATGTTTTCAATATTTTTGAAGTAAGCCTGAATAAGATAGATGAAAGCAGTGAAAGTAAAGTAGAGGATCAGTCCAATAAAGAAGCGGGTGATAAAATTCTTCTGGAAGAAAGACTGATAAGCGGCATCACTGATCAGAAGGTTGAAAATAATCAGTTTGGAAGCAATCACCCAGAAAACGGAGACGATTATACCGGCAATCAGGTGAATCACGATAAATTTTATAAGCCCGTCGAGTTCAAATTTCACGAATCGACAGAGTTGCAGCAGTCCGCCTGAAAAACCGGTCAGAAGCATTGTCGAGATAACGGAATCGGTTATTGCCTGAAGGACAGTAATTCCGGTTGTATAATGGAGGTAAAGGGTGGAGACTGCAGCGAGTGTGATCAGCAGTATTATAATATTCAGGGCTTTTTTTGTCAAATTCTTTCAGCCGGATTAAATAAATTGAACTCGTGAAATATAACTAAAAACGGGAGTTTTTCTGAAAAACAAAAAGAGGCTGCCTTTACGGGACAACCTCTTCTGCAATCAAACAACAATTCAAACCAACAATTTAGAAAACTTTCATTTCTCCACCACCGAAAAGGACAAGTCCCTTGATGATGAGGGTTTTGTTCTCATCAACATCGTCCATTTTCGAATAGTTATATTTTTTGCTGGAGAAACCACCAAAAAGTGAAACGACATCAATTTTTACATTCCAGTTACTTGGCACTGTAAGGTCGCATCCGCCAAATATGACAAAGAGATCGAGGACATTTTCGCCGTCGGAGAGTTCACAGTCACGCATAAATAACTCGGAGCCGCCAAAAATAATTGTTATATTTCCGCCCCGGAAGTTTTTGCTGTTGATTATCCTTTTGCTTCCGCCGAAGACCGATACCTCCTCTATAACATCATATTCCGAGGTATACTGTTTTTTGTAGTCATCAGTGCCGCCACCGAGTTCAGCTTCCCTTTGTTTCTCGACATGCCGGTAGATTATGTAGAAGCCGAGAGCGAGCAGCATGACCGGGACGATAAAATCCGAGTAGTCAAGATTGAAACTTTTGATCACTATACCTGCGGAACCGAGACCCATCAGGAGCCATGAAAGTGATTTTCTGCGTGAGTTCACGAAGAGAATAATTCCGATGACCAGAACGATGGTCGGAAGTGAAAAGAGGATATCGTTGATTCGGTAGCTTATGATATCCACCTCTTTGAGGAAGTAGAGGATACCGAGCACTATGAGCCCGACACCGATAAAAACCCGGGCTGTTTGTGATTGAACTTTAGCCATGACAGTTCTCCTTCTGTTGTTCGTTTGGATAATTCTCAAAATTTTCTATGGGATATTAGGGATAAATTGAAAGAGGACAAAAGGAAAATCGGTGAAGCGGTGGAAGAAGTCGGTGAAAGGGGATTCACAAAAAAAATATCTTTCGATTTTGCATCAAAATCAAAAGTGGGAAAAATTTAATTTGTTTAAGTCCCCGAAGAGGGTTAATTTTCGATACCAAAATCTGCCGGCTGACAGATAAATGATTCCCTGCCGCCCGAGTCGCAAAGTGACAGAGGCACCAATTCATAACGATTTTTTAAAGATTAGCATTCACTAACCTCGCGGGAATTTTTTTAAACTTTTTTATACGATTAGTTCAACTAATTAACAGGATTTATTTTTATTTATGAAGATTTCACGACTGTTTACCAAAAATGAAACAGATGTACAAAATTTAATTGAATATGTACCACGCAATTCGGAAATACGCAATCCTGACGGGAAAATGATATTTTCGATGCAGAACATACTGGTGCCTTCAACCTGGTCGCAGGTTGCTGTTGACATTCTCGCACAGAAGTATTTTAGAAAAGCCGGAGTGCCGAAACTGCTCAGGAAAGTTGAGGATGCCGGGGTTCCTGAATGGTTGTTGCCATCAGAACCTGATACTGATAATCTTGCGAAATTGCCCCAAAATGAAAGATTTACATCTGAATCAGACAGTCGTCAGGTATTTCACAGACTTGCAGGAAACTGGACTTACTGGGCATGGAAAGCCGGCTACTTTAAGACAGAAGAGGACGCAAAGACCTACTACGACGAGATGTTCTACATGCTCGCAACCCAGATGGCTGCACCCAATTCACCACAATGGTTCAATACCGGATTAAACTGGGCTTACGGAATTACAGGACCCTCACAGGGACACTTCTATGTGGATTATCAGACCGGTCAGCTTGTTTCCTCCGATGATGCATATACTCATCCGCAACCGCACGCATGCTTCATACAGTCCATCAGTGACGATCTTGTAAACGATGGCGGAATCATGGACTTATGGGTTCGTGAAGCCCGTCTGTTCAAATACGGATCGGGAACCGGCACAAATTTCAGTCAGATTCGCGGATCAGAAGAACCACTCAGCGGAGGCGGCAGGTCTTCAGGTCTGATGTCGTTTCTGAAGATAGGTGACAGGTCGGCGGGAGCGATAAAATCAGGCGGTACCACCCGCAGAGCTGCCAAGATGGTGTGTCTCGATCTCGATCACCCTGACATCGAAGAATTTGTAAACTGGAAGGTTATCGAAGAGCAAAAAGTTGCATCGCTGGTTACCGGTTCAAAGCTGAACAACCTTCACCTCAACAACATAATGAAAGCCTGCTACGCAGAGCATCCTGAGAATGACAGATTTAATCCGAAATTAAACATTAAGTTGCAGAGAGCTGTAATTGAGGCTAAAAAGGCTCTTATTCCGAATAATTATATTGAGAGAGTGATACAACTCGCTAAGCTCGGTTACAAATCGATAGAATTCCCGATTTACGATACCGACTGGAATTCGGAAGCCTACACAACCGTTTCAGGACAGAATTCGAACAACTCAATCAGAGTAACCAACGAATTCATGACTTCCGTTCTTGAAGACGGTCCATGGAACCTCTACTGGAGAGTTGAGAAAAAGAAAGCCAAAAAGGAAAACAGGAAACCAAAGCCGTCAAAAGTGCTTAAAGCCAGAGAGCTGTGGGAAGACATTTCGTTTGCTGCATGGAACTGTGCCGATCCGGGTTTGCAATTCCACACAACAATTAACGAATGGCACACCTGTCCCGAGGATGGAGAGATAAACGCTTCCAATCCCTGCAGTGAGTATATGTTTCTCGATGACACAGCATGTAACCTGGCGTCATTGAACCTGTTGAGATTTTACAATCCTGAAACAAATAAATTTAACATAAAAGCATACAGACATGCTGCCCGTTTGTGGACAATCACGCTTGAAACAAGTGTGTTGATGGCGCAATTTCCGAGCAAGGAAATAGCTCAGCTTAGTTACGAGTTTAGAACACTGGGACTTGGTTACGCCAATCTCGGAGCGCTGTTAATGCAGCAGGGTATCCCTTACGACAGTGAGGAAGCTGTCGCCATTACTGGTGCCTTGACTGCAATTATGCATTTCAGCGCCTATGCCACCAGTGCTGAAATGGCAAAGGGATTTGGTCCATTTGTAAAATATGAGAAGAACAAGGATCACATGCTCCGGGTGATGAGAAATCATCGCCGTGCCGCCTACAATGTACCTGTCGAGGAATATGAAGGATTGACAATAAAACCGATGGGAATCGACCCGACGAAGTGCCCTTCCGATCTTCTTGAAGCTGCTAGAGAGGATGCTGACCGTGCCCTTGACCTCGGTACAAAACATGGTTTCAGAAATGCTCAGGTTACAGTAATAGCTCCAACAGGTACTATCGGAATGTTGATGGACTGTGATACAACGGGCGTTGAACCTGATTTTGCATTAGTGAAATTCAAAAAACTCGCCGGCGGCGGATACTTTAAGATTATCAACCAGTCGGTACCCCCGGCACTCAAGAAACTTGGCTACAACGAGCATCAAATCGATGAGATCATCAAGTATGCAGTCGGTGCAGGATCTCTGACAGGATGTCCTTATATCAATGCAGAATCGCTGAAATCGAAAGGATTCACCGATGAGACCATCTCGATTATCGAGAAACAGATGCCGTCGGTCTTTGACATTTCCTTTGCATTCAACAAATACACCCTGGGTGTTGATTTCCTGAAGAAGCTTGGAGTGACCGAAGAGGAGATGGATTCTATGGATTTCAATCTTCTGCGGAAACTTGGTTTTTCAAGACAGGAAATCTCATCCGCAAACGATTACATCTGCGGTACGATGACCGTTGAGGGTGCTCCCTATCTGAAATTCGAACACTATCCCGTTTTCGACACCGCGAACAAATGCGGCAAAAAAGGAACGAGATTCCTGAAAGCGATGGCACACATCAAAATGATGGCTGCGGCTCAACCGTTCATCTCGGGTGCCATTTCAAAAACCATCAATCTGCCTTACCACTCGACAGTTGATGATGTGAAAGATGCCTATATGCAATCGTGGAACCTCTGTTTGAAGGCAAATGCTCTCTACAGAGACGGATCGAAGCTTTCACAGCCGCTCAATTCACTTATTGACGATGACTTCCAGGAAATTTACGAATCTCACGAAGAAAACAACATCGTAAAGGTCGCTGAACGAATTATTCACCGTTACATCGCAAAAAGAAGAAGACTTCCCGATCGCAGAAAAGGATACACCCAAAAGGCAAAGATTAACGGGCAATCGCTCTATATCAGAACGGGTGAGTATGACAACGGACAGATTGGAGAGATATTTATAGATATGCACCGTGAGGGAGCCACTGTAAGAAGCCTCCTGAACAGTTTCGCCATAGCAATTTCACTTGGCTTGCAACATGGTGTACCCCTCGAAGAGTTTGTGGATGCCTTTGTTTTCACAAGATTCGAACCATCAGGAGTTGTCACAGGAAACCAGAGGATCAAGTTCTCAACCTCGGTGATTGATTACATCTTCCGTGAACTGGCAGTTACTTATCTGAACAGATATGATCTTGCACATGTCAGTGCAGATGATCTCCTTTCATCAACCAAGGTAAGCAAGGCTAACGAGGATTTTGAGAGTGAGGAACTTGTCAGCGAGAGCATTTATGAGCTCGAACCAAGGGATTCCCCCGGCTACAGTTCAAAACTTGCAACCTCAGAAACGAAGGACACTACTTCAAAATTTCTGAACAAACAGTCGACAGCCATTAAGCATCAGGTTCAAAGAGCCATTGAAAAAGGTTATACCGGGGACATTTGCACCGAATGTAACAGCATGACTATGGTAAGAAACGGAACCTGTCTGAAGTGCATGACCTGCGGATCAACAAGCGGATGCAGCTAATGCAATAATGCAATAATGCAGTAATCCAATAATGCAGTAATATTTGGCTCCGGAGATTTTGTTTTCGGAGCCTTTTTTTAATGCAGCAATGCAATAATCCAATAATTCAGTAGTGGGGGCCGATCAGGTTTTACGGGACAAATTTATAGCCGGCGGAGTGGATCGTAACAAAGTGTTTTGGATTTGAGGGGTCGTCCTCGAACTTTTTTCTTAGGGAAAGAATAAAATTGTCAATTGTCCGGGTGGTCGGAAAACTGTCGTAACCCCAAACTTCATCCAGCAGTTTGTTGCGGGAGAAAATCTCGTTAGGGTGTTCGAAGAAGAATTTTATAAGTTTATACTCGATGGGTGAGAGGGGGAAAACCGCACCGTGTTTGCTCAAAGTCATCTCTTTGTCATTCAATATCAGGTCGTCTGAATGATTGGATTGGATTTGCGGGGATCTGTTTCCTGTCCTTCTTAAAACTGCTTTAATTCTTGCAAGAAGATCATTGATACTAAAAGGTTTGGTGATGTAGTCATCGGCTCCAATATCGAATGCCAGTACTTTGGTGACCTCGTCATTTTTACTGGTGAGCATTATAACGGGGATGTCGGAATTTTTCGCACGGAGCTCTCTGCAAACTTCGATACCGTTCATTGTCGGGAGCATCTGATCGAGCAGAATCAGATCACAGTCTCTTTTAATCGCCATACTCAAACCTTCTTTGCCATCTCTTGCCGTTGAAATTTCATAATGTTCAGATTCAAGTATGTCGGTCAGGCTAAGGCTGATCGCGGGGTCATCTTCAATCAGGAGAATTTTCTTCATAACATTCCTTAAAAAACAGTTTAATAATTGTTCCTTCGCCGGGCTTGCTTGTCACTTCGATTTTTCCCTGATGAGCATCGACGATATTTTTCACGATTGTTAGTCCAAGCCCTGTCCCGGGGATTTTTTTTGCTGTTGAGACGCCCGTCCGGTAAAAAGGATTAAAAATTTCTTTTATTTCACCTTCTTCCATCCCGATGCCGAAATCCCTGACAGTTATACAAGCTTCGCTGCCTGATGAAACCAGTGATACATCAATCAAATTATTGGGTTTCCCAAACTTCAATGCATTCGAAAATAGATTAATCAGACACTCCACCAGGGCATCATGGTTTCCGTTAATCCTGATTTTCCTTTCGGAAATCGAAGTATTTAACTTAAACCCTTCACTTTTTATCTGATACTTCATCAAGTCGAGAGAGTTTTGTAATGAATCATTAAGTATCAGAGGTGCCATTACAAACTGTTTAACACCCCTTTCCATTTGAGAAAAATGGAGCACATTGTCAATCAGTCTGGTAAGCCGTTCGGTTTCTCCGGTAATAACATCGAGATAATGGTTTACCTTATCCTCAGGGATGTTTTTCTTCCTTCTCATTTGTTGGGCAAGGAGATTGATGGAGGTCAGAGGGGTCTTCAGATCATGGGAGACAGAGGAGACAAAAAGGGATTTTTGTTCGTTAAGTTCGGCGAGTTTCTCGGCTTCAAGCTCTTTTCTGATCAAAGATTCCTTCAGGGATGCAGCTTCGATGGCATCGATTGCTGACTTTGCGAGTGTTTCTATAAAATCGATGTCATCCCTCGAAGTTTTAAATTCCGATTTTTTCTCCCCGAGCAACACGACAGCATGAAAGTTTGCAGTGTGCGCATTTTCATTAATGATCACTTTTACTTCATCACCAAACGGCAGCGGACTTATATCTTCGAAGTTAATGCCCTGTTCCAAAGCATCCCTGCGGGCATAGATTTTTTCTTCAAGTCGCACATTTTCGGGAAATGTGAATTGGGAGTCACTATTTTGATAGAGCAGGCGCGGGGAGGAGTTTTCCTGCAGCAACGAAATCGCAAAAAATTTATAAGGGATGTTCTTCACGATAAAATCCCCAAGACAAATTCCGATCTCCTTGACCGTGATTGCCGATTCCAGGAGATTACGGAATTGCACCACCATTTCCTTGAAGTTATAGTGCACCATGAAAAAATTTTTATTCACCACCACTTGCACCCTGGTCTTAAGCGGCTGAAAGAAGAATGCCAGTATAAGGGTTGTGACAGTGGCAAATTCGAGTTCAAAATCCCTGGTGATATAGGTGGAAACCAGGAAGAGTAATACAAAATAAATCGCTGAGAGAATTGAAACAACTGAAGTGTAGACTATACTTCTATTTAAAATAAGCTGAATATCCAGGAAATGGTATTTAACTATTGAGATGGTAAAGCAGACAGGAATTGAGAGCATCAGCATTGAAACGACCGACTCGGGGATAATTCCACTCCCGGTTAACCCCTGAGGGATTACCCAAAGCAATACAAAAGCGAAAGGACCGATAAAATATCCGGTAATCAGCCAGAGAAGCCGCTGTTTATCTTCCCGGGTAGTCGATTTCCTGTAAGAATTTATAAAAATCGATGTTGAGGCGATCACGAGCACCACAGTCGCAGTTCTGCTGATGTTAAACCAGTCGATGTAGGCGGAAAGGGTTTCCTGGGTCAGGGAAGTTTTAACCGAGAGATATGAAATAAAATTGCCGAAAGAAACCGCAAAAGCGAAGAAATAGAGCAGAAAAAGGAGATATCCCGGGTCCTTCATTCTGTTCGCCGGATAAACCAGTGCGAAGTGAATAAAAAATACCGGAGTAACGACATAAGAGAGGTGGAAAATTGCTCTTGTTACATCAGCCAAAAGGGGAATGTCAACCTTCGCAGATCCCCATGTTGTAATCACAATTGCTGCAACTCCGAAACAGCATAAAAAGAAGAGTTGAGCGTGCAGGTTTCCGGGCTTTTTAATCACCACGAAATTGCCGATAAGAATGAAGATGAGTGCGATAATTACCTGAACGACAACATGAAACAGAGAATAGAACGGCACCAGAATATAGTTTTTAGTGGTGATTTTATCTCCGGTGAGAAGAAAAAGAGAAATGTGGTCACCCGGTTTGAAAAAGTCGCAAATAATTTCAACTTCCTCTCTCTCGTGAACAGAGATACTGTTAACAGCAAGAACTGTGGTTGTCTTTTCGAAAGCCGGGTCTGCAATGACCAATTTCTCTGTTTCGTTTACAAGGGAAACGGGAAGATCAGCCTTTGAAAGCATTTGCTTTGTTGCCGGTATAAAGAAAGAAAGGACGAGCAGTTGGGCAAAGATACCTGCCACGAAGAGAGTCCTGTTACCAGTCATTAAAGTCTCGATTAAGTCATTCCCAAATTATATTTTTTTCCTTTAAAAGTCAATTCCTGCCGAAAATATATTTTTGGTTCCCGATCCCTGCACCGGGAATCAAAAAGACTCAAAGGACCTACTTCACCAAAATCATTTTTTTAGATTGGACAAAAGATCCCGCAGACAATCTGTAGATGTAAATTCCACTCGGAAGGTTTTTGGCGTCAAAGGTGACCTTGTGCTCACCTGCACCCTGTAACTCGTTTACCAGTTCCGTTACCTCTTCTCCGATAGAGTTAAATACTTTCAGGTTCACAGTTGAGGTTACAGGGAGCATATATGTAATAGTGGTCGAGGGATTGAAAGGGTTCGGGTAGTTTTGCAGGAGTCTAAATTTCTCAGGGAGGAAACTGTCACCCGTTGATTCCTCGCTCATCGCGTTACCCGACACGGGATTAATTACCCCCTGGGATATTACATATTCGGTCAAAGCCTGAAATTCTGTCAGTTCAGAATAAAGTGTATCAACATCAAAAGGTATCATGAATAAATTCTGCATTGCCATTAAGAGGAACTCATTCATGACCAGGTTATATGACTGAGATGGATCGATTGGTTGTCCGTTAACCGTAATCGATGTAATTCTGGATCCCGGAGGATTTTGTACATTCATTCCGAACGACAGTCCTGCGGTTTGAGGTACAAACTCATCGTCGGTTGCTATCATGCTGACAACATTCTCCATCGCGTACCAAAGATTCGCACCTGAGATATTGATTTTTGCAAGCCTGAACCCAAGATTATTGACGGGGTTGGCGCCGTATCCTATGCATCTGAAAAGGTCTGCGGGAACGATGGGTCCTGCCTGAATCGGTTGCGAAGTGGAACCACCAACAGTAATTGCGATATCAGCTCCTGTTTTCCATTTAAAGGCAGTGGTCACAAGATTACCGACGGCTGTATTATGGTGGGTTGAAGTATCGGTCAGATTAGTATCAATTTCACTAAAATATCCGGAAGCCACACCAACCTGGGTTCTGAACATGGGCCCGTAAACCTGTTCCAGTTGAGAAATAAGAGTATCGATTACTGCCTTGGTTACCGGTTCTTCCGGTATATTCTCATCCAGTGGAATCAACTGAAAAAGTGGAGGTTGAACCGATCCCTGACTGACAACCACATTGATTTTTCCAACATAACGCAGGAAGGCATCTGCCTGGAATGCGTAGGTCTTGCCGCCGGTAAAAAGATTCACAATCTCCACTGGTGCATCAAGTTTAAGGTGGTCGTGACTCGAGATAACAATATCGACACCGGGTACCATCGCAAACAGTTGTTTGTCGATATTAAGTCCAAGATGTGAGAGGCAGATGATAATTTCGCAGCCCGCATCTTTTAATGCCGTAATCTGAGTCATCGCACAGGCAGCCAGCGCCGAGTCGGATTCAATAATTTTGACATAACCGGGTTGAGAAAAGTAGTTTGCACTTGGCGTAGTCAGTCCGAAGATCCCGACTCTTAATCCGCCATATTCCTTTATGGCATAGCCTTTTATATAGTTATCCAATCCTGTGTTGGTCTCATGGGGGAATTGAACATTACTTGAGATGATTGAAAATGGTGCCCCCTGTGGAAAAGCAGTTGCAAAAATATTAAACAGGTTATCGGGACCGAGATCGAATTCGTGGTTACCAACCACCATTGCATCCAACCCTAAAGCTCCCATTAGCTGAAGTTCCGGTACACCAAAAAACAGTGAAAAGAAAGGGTCACCTATAAAGGCATCGCCACCATGCAGCGTAAGAACATTTGTTTCGGTCATTTTTGTCATCCCGATAACAGAGGCAGCTCTGGCGATCCCGCCAATTTTGCCTGACAAGTCAGGATTTCTTGGTGCCTGCGGGGCGAGGTTCGTATGGGTATCATTAACAAACAGAATTGTAAGGCTGTCTGTAGCGAATGAGAAATTAAAAAGTCCTCCAAGGAGGGCAACTACTAAAAATGTGCGTGCTTTCATTGGGATAATCTCCGTTTTTGTTTGGGTCAAAATTAATTTGTACCGCAAAAGGAGATGTCACCGGAGAGTAAAGAGATTGTAAAAACTGAATGGCAATCTCTTTACATCTTTTTGACAAGTTTGTGACAACAATTCAGAGGACATCACTTAATTTGCCATTGTCAATTGTGGAGTTTTTATG is drawn from Bacteroidota bacterium and contains these coding sequences:
- a CDS encoding cell wall-active antibiotics response protein, whose amino-acid sequence is MAKVQSQTARVFIGVGLIVLGILYFLKEVDIISYRINDILFSLPTIVLVIGIILFVNSRRKSLSWLLMGLGSAGIVIKSFNLDYSDFIVPVMLLALGFYIIYRHVEKQREAELGGGTDDYKKQYTSEYDVIEEVSVFGGSKRIINSKNFRGGNITIIFGGSELFMRDCELSDGENVLDLFVIFGGCDLTVPSNWNVKIDVVSLFGGFSSKKYNYSKMDDVDENKTLIIKGLVLFGGGEMKVF
- a CDS encoding LytTR family DNA-binding domain-containing protein, whose translation is MKLKALVVDDESLARSLVKKYCIDSGIVEVTGEARNGMEALSLINELQPDVVFLDIQMPGISGLGLLELLDNPPFIIFVTAYDEFAVKAFEKNAVDYLMKPVEYERFIDAVNKLISRIAVKNINSDYAASLENLRKDTAPFISTISVKDKGDFVIIKVEDILFFEAMDDYVAIHTKNKKFLKKGTLRNLEEKLDGKVFSRIHRSIILNLSFLEKVLNDGNENYRVILKNGSELPVSRTGFKNLKTVIS
- a CDS encoding lipoprotein encodes the protein MKKFLFTTTCTLVLSG
- a CDS encoding HAMP domain-containing histidine kinase, yielding MVVQFRNLLESAITVKEIGICLGDFIVKNIPYKFFAISLLQENSSPRLLYQNSDSQFTFPENVRLEEKIYARRDALEQGINFEDISPLPFGDEVKVIINENAHTANFHAVVLLGEKKSEFKTSRDDIDFIETLAKSAIDAIEAASLKESLIRKELEAEKLAELNEQKSLFVSSVSHDLKTPLTSINLLAQQMRRKKNIPEDKVNHYLDVITGETERLTRLIDNVLHFSQMERGVKQFVMAPLILNDSLQNSLDLMKYQIKSEGFKLNTSISERKIRINGNHDALVECLINLFSNALKFGKPNNLIDVSLVSSGSEACITVRDFGIGMEEGEIKEIFNPFYRTGVSTAKKIPGTGLGLTIVKNIVDAHQGKIEVTSKPGEGTIIKLFFKECYEENSPD
- a CDS encoding vitamin B12-dependent ribonucleotide reductase, translated to MKISRLFTKNETDVQNLIEYVPRNSEIRNPDGKMIFSMQNILVPSTWSQVAVDILAQKYFRKAGVPKLLRKVEDAGVPEWLLPSEPDTDNLAKLPQNERFTSESDSRQVFHRLAGNWTYWAWKAGYFKTEEDAKTYYDEMFYMLATQMAAPNSPQWFNTGLNWAYGITGPSQGHFYVDYQTGQLVSSDDAYTHPQPHACFIQSISDDLVNDGGIMDLWVREARLFKYGSGTGTNFSQIRGSEEPLSGGGRSSGLMSFLKIGDRSAGAIKSGGTTRRAAKMVCLDLDHPDIEEFVNWKVIEEQKVASLVTGSKLNNLHLNNIMKACYAEHPENDRFNPKLNIKLQRAVIEAKKALIPNNYIERVIQLAKLGYKSIEFPIYDTDWNSEAYTTVSGQNSNNSIRVTNEFMTSVLEDGPWNLYWRVEKKKAKKENRKPKPSKVLKARELWEDISFAAWNCADPGLQFHTTINEWHTCPEDGEINASNPCSEYMFLDDTACNLASLNLLRFYNPETNKFNIKAYRHAARLWTITLETSVLMAQFPSKEIAQLSYEFRTLGLGYANLGALLMQQGIPYDSEEAVAITGALTAIMHFSAYATSAEMAKGFGPFVKYEKNKDHMLRVMRNHRRAAYNVPVEEYEGLTIKPMGIDPTKCPSDLLEAAREDADRALDLGTKHGFRNAQVTVIAPTGTIGMLMDCDTTGVEPDFALVKFKKLAGGGYFKIINQSVPPALKKLGYNEHQIDEIIKYAVGAGSLTGCPYINAESLKSKGFTDETISIIEKQMPSVFDISFAFNKYTLGVDFLKKLGVTEEEMDSMDFNLLRKLGFSRQEISSANDYICGTMTVEGAPYLKFEHYPVFDTANKCGKKGTRFLKAMAHIKMMAAAQPFISGAISKTINLPYHSTVDDVKDAYMQSWNLCLKANALYRDGSKLSQPLNSLIDDDFQEIYESHEENNIVKVAERIIHRYIAKRRRLPDRRKGYTQKAKINGQSLYIRTGEYDNGQIGEIFIDMHREGATVRSLLNSFAIAISLGLQHGVPLEEFVDAFVFTRFEPSGVVTGNQRIKFSTSVIDYIFRELAVTYLNRYDLAHVSADDLLSSTKVSKANEDFESEELVSESIYELEPRDSPGYSSKLATSETKDTTSKFLNKQSTAIKHQVQRAIEKGYTGDICTECNSMTMVRNGTCLKCMTCGSTSGCS
- a CDS encoding histidine kinase codes for the protein MTKKALNIIILLITLAAVSTLYLHYTTGITVLQAITDSVISTMLLTGFSGGLLQLCRFVKFELDGLIKFIVIHLIAGIIVSVFWVIASKLIIFNLLISDAAYQSFFQKNFITRFFIGLILYFTFTAFIYLIQAYFKNIENIKNQEALKTKLLESELNMMKLQINPHFIFNSLNSISALTHIDPKLSVVMTEKLAGFIRLALASHDRELIPLHEEIENIKRYLDIEQVRFDDKMIVKISTSKDSEMVPVPSYILVPVLENAIKHGVQPSTVPVEIDINAELIDEMLKIEIRNGLDGVQAAKKTGLGVGLQNVRDRIRLHFRDNGSFTVLKKENSYTATILIPVENR
- a CDS encoding response regulator transcription factor, with amino-acid sequence MKKILLIEDDPAISLSLTDILESEHYEISTARDGKEGLSMAIKRDCDLILLDQMLPTMNGIEVCRELRAKNSDIPVIMLTSKNDEVTKVLAFDIGADDYITKPFSINDLLARIKAVLRRTGNRSPQIQSNHSDDLILNDKEMTLSKHGAVFPLSPIEYKLIKFFFEHPNEIFSRNKLLDEVWGYDSFPTTRTIDNFILSLRKKFEDDPSNPKHFVTIHSAGYKFVP